From the Malus domestica chromosome 17, GDT2T_hap1 genome, one window contains:
- the LOC103432254 gene encoding B-box zinc finger protein 24-like (The RefSeq protein has 4 substitutions compared to this genomic sequence), with amino-acid sequence MKIQCDVCEKAQATVICCADEAALCAKCDVEVHAANKLASKHQRLLLECLSKSNKLPRCDICQDKAAFIFCVEDRALICQDCDESIHSANSRAANHQRFLATGIRVALNSGCSKDTEPNSLEPPSSHSSHRIVSTEVPTPQASGFSSPWGVDDLLQLSDFESSDKKESFEFGELEWIADMGIFGVEQFPQKALAAAEVPQLPPSQATNFTSYRPAKSNSPYKKPRIEMLEDDDDHFTVPDLG; translated from the exons ATGAAAATTCAGTGCGATGTGTGTGAGAAGGCTCAGGCGACGGTGATTTGCTGCGCCGATGAGGCAGCGCTGTGCGCCAAATGTGACGTGGAAGTACATGCAGCGAACAAGCTTGCAAGCAAGCACCAGAGGCTTCTCCTCGAGTGTCTCTCAAAGTCAAACAAACTCCCTAGATGTGACATATGCCAa GACAAGGCAGCTTTTATATTCTGCGTCGAAGACAGAGCCCTCATTTGTCAGGATTGCGACGAATCGATTCATTCAGCGAATAGCCGCGCTGCAAACCACCAGAGGTTCCTAGCCACTGGAATCCGAGTGGCTTTGAACTCCGGTTGTTCTAAGGACACTGAACCGAATAGCTTGGAGCCACCCTGTAGTCACAGCTCACACACGATCGTTTCAACAAAAGTTCCAACACCACAGGCTTCTGGTTTCTCGCCCCCTTGGGGTGTTGATGACTTGCTGCAATTATCCGATTTTGAATCTTCCGACAAG AAAgagtcttttgagtttggtGAGCTTGAATGGATAGCAGATATGGGTATTTTCGGCGTAGAGCAATTTCCTCAGAAAGCGTTGGCAGCAGCTGAAGTTCCTCAGCTTCCACCGTCGCAGGCAACCAATTTTACCTCGTATAGACCTGCCAAATCGAACAGTCCATACAAGAAGCCTCGAATCGAAATGCTGGAGGACGATGATGATCATTTTACTGTCCCTGATCTTGGCTGA
- the LOC103432253 gene encoding uncharacterized protein, with amino-acid sequence MYNNVGSQPGVGMPTASPQPGPFGNTLYGASSGLIRGGLGAYGEKILGSSSEYVQSNISRYFSDPQYYFQVNDQYVRNKLKVVLFPFLHRGHWTRITEPVGGRLSYKPPIYDINAPDLYIPFMAFGTYVVLAGFSLGLQGKFSPEALNWLFIKGLLGWFMQVALLKVSLLSLGGGEAPLLDMVAYGGYAFTGLCLAVLGRIILSYSYYFLMPWTCICMGVFLVKTMKRVLFAEVRSSDTSKHHYLLIFIALAQLPLFTWLGNVTVNWLI; translated from the exons ATGTACAACAATGTGGGAAGCCAGCCTGGGGTGGGAATGCCGACGGCATCTCCGCAGCCGGGTCCGTTTGGGAATACGTTGTACGGTGCTAGTTCAGGACTTATCCGTGGTGGATTGGGTGCATATGGAGAAAAGATTTTAGGATCAAGCTCTGAGTATGTACAAAGCAAT ATCAGTAGGTATTTCTCTGATCCGCAATACTACTTCCAAGTGAATGACCAGTATGTGAGGAACAAATTGAAGGTCGTTCTATTTCCATTTCTCCACAGG GGCCATTGGACCAGAATAACTGAGCCGGTAGGAGGCAGGCTTTCTTATAAACCCCCAATCTATGACATCAACGCACCAGATCTATACATTCCGTTTATGGCATTTGGTACCTATGTGGTTCTGGCTGGCTTCTCATTGGGTCTTCAAGGAAA GTTTAGCCCTGAAGCTCTAAACTGGTTGTTTATCAAGGGCTTGCTTGGCTGGTTTATGCAAGTTGCACTACTGAAAGTATCATTGCTTTCCTTGGGTGGTGGTGAGGCACCATTGCTTGACATGGTGGCATATGGTGGGTATGCTTTCACGGGGTTGTGCTTGGCTGTACTTGGACGGATTATCTTAAGCTACTCGTACTACTTTTTGATGCCCTGGACGTGTATATGCATGGGAGTCTTCTTGGTGAAGACTATGAAGAGAGTTCTCTTTGCGGAGGTGAGGAGTTCTGATACAAGCAAGCACCATTATCTGTTGATCTTTATTGCTTTGGCTCAGTTGCCCTTGTTTACATGGCTTGGCAACGTTACTGTTAATTGGCTCATATGA